The following coding sequences lie in one Xylocopa sonorina isolate GNS202 chromosome 7, iyXylSono1_principal, whole genome shotgun sequence genomic window:
- the Mybbp1a gene encoding MYB binding protein 1a translates to MADSGAMHMVEVVSNDHKMKETNKIDCTILDYFTKLKNESESERISGGIALLKYLVEQCSDENDNQEFKYAMKRLIRSLGASKTTSRIGFYTTLTVFLTINPEASIEKFLSIVDTELHPANSNSKSENGDIYMGRILAYGTLIRSKMLSNSTIELQIQTIQDLINSGKQRSYLSFISTSFLVEFINQIDAKCIKKSVWPIIEKEFGKPWTEQTLDSFYALLVIKGKCPALVNQQFSKKHFGTEDIISKESMSDIAKMLLDLPRIVSCHHPVFKLFCENLISINLVTDFWAYIDQKFIKPSKLDEYLAIQLLKFILSSTIDKSILPSLLSTNCMQHMLNKFSGFKNHNKDEILLGFKEVLNLVISITNDDSTKLKTQIAVFKKLILYPGDLMIEKRTGTRIIQMLTGNLSLDGIKKVSKIYRDIVANNIPKEKANAKTESIWTNAERIYAAHLLTRLMGHPKTLVDREWRVDQLKFLFAYGLGEMTSVGVDLASQFRETFYHALDHKLPKLNDLQNMLSELVHFLNINLKQQIIKLRNPLTEETKKSWEKVIHLIEMLENSSKKTEAVLVFHTMSLHMSLQLFSDPKMAIMAIDELQCCYERLLKKSKKHKAGTNKNEDEPEWVEVVVDLLLSFYSKNSHLLRSLVGCVFPHICPYVTPTAIHQILAVLDVRNEKGPLVAKNSLDSEEDESSSDTESNSDNDIDEYSNEEDTNDEEGSSNETETLSDSDHDSNEESMDENEDETVTDRLRMAVRQALGDASVQTDDEDIDVDNINEEEGKRLDESLAAAFRILRENRQSRSRKQEKSAQALTHFRIRVIDLLETYLDTSPSMPIVFDMLLPLFTLLEYCIKDPHQKPLQDRVRSCLKTLSAVKKFKDAEKVDEELLIVILKALIEKGERTTSVYHEMSDKLAECCTFLVRCAQQADISIDTVVQIYGENLTAFFKRRDCVLSPLLFKNILQLQWEGNWQLAPLLVDFAFDSTVRSFRRGYALEFLTLFYNNGRLVHLDTKHSDIRMKMERKLCRNTISTLQELSNVHKTESEQTVMTNGNEIGKEVKQRYICFLLTLLRNIYPHHLPQAWNWNLIGDVLKTYRAHASLAKDTKVAYNKLAVQIGIPRNVSSQQNKGKQNDTMNGGIIDRIDNIEQLNSKEENGRIENDSDEIVLKKNESKKKKKSKSKQRDKQLLKKEARILRQKVISEGFEPFKFSSFVLHEESNENISMQNGDAKNEQNSSNSPNKSKQRDKQLSKKEARILRQKVVSEDVEPFNSSSFVSHKESNKNVSIQNGDSKNEQTNSNSPQKRKLKSISDGNKMKRRKSTQTA, encoded by the exons ATGGCAGACAGCGGAGCCATGCACATGGTAGAGGTTGTTTCAAATGACCATAAAATGAAAGAGACAAATAAAATTGATTGTACGATTCTTGATTATTTCACGAAGCTTAAAAATGAATCCGAGTCTGAAAGAATAAGTGGTGGTATCGCTCTACTAAAATATCTAGTTGAACAATGCTCT GATGAAAATGACAATCAGGAGTTTAAATATGCTATGAAAAGACTTATTCGGAGTTTAGGCGCGTCGAAAACTACTTCTAGAATAGGTTTTTATACAACTTTGACAGTTTTTTTAACAATAAACCCTGAAGCTTCGATAGAAAAGTTTTTATCTATAGTGGACACTGAATTACATCCAgcaaatagtaatagtaaaagt GAAAATGGTGATATTTATATGGGACGTATATTAGCATATGGGACTTTAATAAGATCTAAAATGCTTTCGAACAGTACCATTGAATTACAAATACAAACTATACAAGATCTTATTAATTCTGGCAAGCAACGTAGTTACTTATCATTTATTTCTACCTCGTTCCTTGTCGAATTTATAAACCAAATTGACGCtaaatgtataaaaaaatctgTTTGGCCAattattgaaaaagaatttggtAAACCATGGACAGAACAAACATTGGATTCATTTTATGCTTTACTGGTGATAAAAGGCAAATGTCCTGCACTCGTAAATCAACAATTTTCAAAAAAACATTTTGGTACAGAAGATATTATTAGCAAAGAGTCTATGAGTGACATAGCGAAAATGTTATTG GATTTACCCAGAATTGTATCGTGTCATCATCCAGTATTCAAATTGTTTTGTGAGAATTTAATATCAATAAATCTTGTTACTGATTTTTGGGCATATATAGACCAAAAATTTATAAAACCATCTAAACTCGATGAATATTTAGCAATACAACTTCTGAAATTCATATTATCAAGTACCATAGATAAATCTATACTCCCATCGTTATTATCAACAAATTGTATGCAGCATATGTTAAACAAATTTTCTGGGTTTAAAAATCATAATAAAGATGAGATACTTCTTGGGTTTAAAGAAGTTTTAAATTTAGtaatatcaattacaaatgatgATAGCACTAAATTAAAAACACAAATTGCTGTGTTTAAAAAACTGATACTGTACCCAGGCGATTTAATGATTGAGAAAAGGACAGGTACAAGAATAATTCAGATGCTTACTGGAAATTTAAGTTTAGATGGTATAAAAAAAGTATCAAAAATCTACAGAGACATAGTAGCAAATAATATACCCAAAGAGAAAGCAAATGCTAAAACAGAATCAATTTGGACAAATGCTGAAAGAATTTACGCTGCTCATTTATTGACTAG ACTAATGGGACATCCGAAAACACTCGTGGACAGAGAATGGAGAGTAGATCAATTGAAATTTTTGTTTGCATATGGATTAGGTGAAATGACAAGTGTTGGAGTAGATTTGGCCT caCAATTTAGGGAAACATTTTATCATGCATTAGATCATAAGTTACCAAAATTGAATGATCTACAAAACATGTTAAGTGAACTAGTTcactttttaaatattaatttaaagcaACAAATTATAAAATTGAGAAACCCATTAACGGAGGAAACAAAAAAATCTTGGGAAAAAGTGATACATTTGATTGAAATGTTAGAAAATAGTTCAAAAAAGACAGAAGCTGTGCTGGTATTTCATACCATGAGTTTGCATATGAGTTTACAGTTATTTTCAGATCCAAAAATGGCAATTATGGCCATTGATGAACTACAATGTTGCTATGAGAGACTTTTAAAGAAATCTAAAAAGCATAAAGCAGGTACTAATAAAAATGAAGACGAACCAGAATGGGTGGAAGTAGTTGTTGACTTACTATTGTCCttttattctaaaaatagtcaCTTACTAAGGTCATTAGTAGGATGTGTTTTTCCACATATTTGCCCTTATGTGACACCAACAGCAATACATCAAATATTAGCA GTATTAGATGTAAGAAATGAGAAAGGGCCGCTTGTAGCAAAAAATAGTCTCGATAGTGAAGAAGATGAAAGTTCATCAGATACAGAATCAAATTCTGATAATGATATCGATGAATACAGTAATGAAGAAGATACTAATGACGAAGAAGGTAGCAGCAATGAAACAGAAACTTTATCGGATAGTGACCATGACTCAAATGAAGAATCAATGGATGAGAACGAAGATGAAACAGTAACTGACAGATTACGAATGGCAGTACGTCAGGCATTAGGTGATGCTTCCGTTCAAACTGATGATGAAGATATAGATGTAGACAATATTAATGAGGAAGAAGGAAAACGATTAGACGAATCATTAGCGGCAGCATTTAGAATTCTTCGAGAAAATCGTCAATCACGATCTAGAAAACAAGAAAAATCAGCTCAAGCTTTAACACATTTCCGAATTCGAGTCATAGATTTGTTAGAAACTTATTTGGATACTTCTCCGTCAATGCCAATTGTATTTGATATGTTACTACCTCTTTTTACGTTATTGGAATATTGTATAAAAGATCCCCATCAGAAACCTCTTCAAGATCGAGTTCGATCATGTTTAAAAACATTGTCAGCAGTGAAAAAGTTCAAAGATGCAGAAAAAGTTGATGAAGAATTACTAATAGTAATATTAAAG GCTTTGATAGAGAAAGGAGAAAGGACCACGTCGGTATATCATGAGATGAGTGATAAATTAGCAGAATGTTGTACATTCCTTGTGAGGTGTGCACAGCAAGCTGACATATCTATAGATACAGTAGTTCAAATTTATGGAGAAAATTTAACAGCCTTTTTTAAAAGAAGAGATTGTGTACTATCGCCTTTgttgtttaaaaatattttacaacTACAATGGGAGGGTAATTGGCAATTGGCTCCATTGCTG GTGGATTTTGCGTTTGACAGTACAGTAAGATCTTTTCGTCGAGGATATGCACTTGAATTTTTAACACTCTTTTACAATAATGGTCGATTAGTTCACTTGGATACAAAACATTCtgacataagaatgaaaatggaaaGGAAGTTGTGCAGAAATACCATAAGCACACTTCAAGAATTATCCAATGTACACAAAACCGAAAGTGAACAAACTGTTATGACTAATGGTAATGAAATAGGAAAAGAAGTTAAACAAAGGTATATTTGTTTTCTTTTAACGCTGCTACGCAATATTTATCCTCATCATTTGCCACAAGCATGGAATTGGAATCTTATTGGGGATGTACTTAAAACATATAGAGCACATGCATCACTTGCTAAGGATACAAAAGTAGCATATAATAAATTAGCTGTACAAATTGGAATTCCACGTAATGT ATCATCTCAACAAAATAAAGGTAAACAGAATGATACAATGAATGGAGGAATAATAGATAGAATAGATAATATAGAACAGTTAAATAGTAAAGAAGAAAATGGAAGGATAGAAAACGATTCAGATGAAATTGTATTAAAGAAAAATGaatcaaagaaaaagaaaaaaagcaaaAGTAAACAAAGGGATAAACAATTATTGAAAAAAGAAGCACGGATATTGCGGCAGAAGGTAATATCTGAAGGTTTCGAACCGTTTAAGTTCTCCTCCTTCGTCTTACATGAAGAATCGAATGAAAATATTTCAATGCAAAACGGAGACGCGAAAAATGAACAGAATAGTTCTAACTCTCCAAACAAAAGTAAACAAAGGGATAAACAGTTATCAAAAAAAGAAGCGCGAATATTACGGCAGAAAGTAGTTTCCGAAGACGTCGAACCCTTTAATTCTTCCTCctttgtttcacataaagagtCGAATAAGAATGTATCAATTCAAAATGGAGATTCGAAAAATGAACAAACTAATTCTAATTCTCCACAGAAAAGAAAACTTAAAAGTATATCAGATGGCAATAaaatgaaaagaagaaaaagtacACAAACTGCTTGA
- the Noc1 gene encoding nucleolar complex protein 1, giving the protein MKKGFKQLYMETGNWYDEYPKGESPHKHSKSEAEVLDLKDEAKRYLNAETSLFQLKEAKSTDSEKAWLRTALSQGTTSDKVAAAIVLVQDNPKHNLARLTMLINQVRVAKHNQCDMIIKSLKDLFLSDLLHPQFKLLKFEEQNLDQLDKSNSEDALVKSDIARKKLMAHWYFEDQLREHYERFVMSLATIASDTVDANRQVAIQVMTDLLIGNAEQEHKLLELIVNKIGDPSSKIGSKVIFCLNRLLHEHPNMKLVVLREIEKLLFRKNVAPRAQYYAICLLTQFLLTKGDEKIASMLIEVYFAFFKACLKKGEPDSRMMAAILTGVNRSYPFAKMDSNVLNNYVESVYKVVHFGSFNVALNALNLLYQITGKDEKQASRFYCAFYRKLLDPQIGVTNKRALFLNLLYRVLQKDHNKQRLYAFIKRTLQITLYFPANMACATLYVISQILQTHTELRTLLLKPRDYIDISNENFGNKDSLKDTDVSNNKSDLEDSILLTNVISEHDKTESENKTVNNTQIDFNAQKKYDPFCRNPLYAGISKDLNTELIALFKHYHPSVTLFASTILEGRPVEYTGDPLEDLSLMRFLDRYVFKNPKKLEDKKVQKKNDPLAQRTGYTPKGIKCIPVDSPAYLNQREEHIPVDELYLYRYLKKKKGFKHEPKSQDDDVESVNSEEFDDMLDRLTDGKDFGDLDIAADIRTGKKKKDIEKEDEDLDDGSAKSEASNDSDDMDDFEENLSEDDEIDDELHNLSDVDFDMNEDDISDLEFSDDIDNNENVLDDNIRSRINKQIMNQDRKINNKNKNLKGIDNNIFISAEKFSEMLEEHSKQKQKFGGTDAFNTADGASTKQVEWEIKRHQKLKGPSNKNKRKGAKLFKRNVKKTKC; this is encoded by the exons ATGAAAAAGGGATTTAAACAACTATACATGGAGACTGGTAACTGGTACGATGAATATCCTAAAGGGGAAAGTCCGCATAAACACTCTAAATCAGAAGCAGAAGTATTGGATTTAAAAGATGAAGCGAAAAGATACTTAAATGCTGAAACTTCTCTTTTCCAACTAAAGGAAGCAAAAAGTACTGATTCGGAGAAAGCATGGTTAAGAACAGCATTGTCACAAGGAACAACCTCTGATAAAGTAGCAGCTGCCATTGTATTAGTACAAGACAATCCAAAACACAATTTAGCCAGACTTACAATGCTTATAAACCAAGTGCGAGTTGCAAAACATAATCAATGCGACATGATAATAAAGTCTTTGAAAGATCTGTTTTTATCAGATCTATTGCATCCACAATTTAAACTGCTTAAATTTGAAGAGCAAAACTTAGATCAGCTCGATAAATCTAACTCTGAAGACGCACTTGTTAAATCGGATATAGCAAGAAAGAAACTAATGGCACACTGGTATTTTGAGGACCAGTTACGTGAACATTATGAACGATTTGTAATGTCTTTAGCTACTATCGCATCCGACACAGTGGATGCAAATCGTCAAGTAGCAATACAAGTTATGACAGATTTATTAATAGGAAATGCGGAACAGGAACATAAATTATTGGAATTGATAGTAAATAAGATAGGAGATCCAAGTAGTAAAATAGGTTCTAAAGTTATATTTTGCTTAAATAGATTGTTACATGAACATCCTAATATGAAACTTGTTGTACTGCGAGAGATTGAGAAGCTATTATTTAGAAAAAATGTAGCACCACGTGCACAGTACTACGCGATCTGTTTGTTAACACAATTTCTGCTAACTAAGGGTGATGAAAAAATTGCTTCTATGCTCATTGAAGTTTACTTCGCATTTTTTAAAGCTTGTTTGAAGAAAGGAGAACCAGATAGCAGAATGATGGCAGCAATTTTAACTGGTGTGAATAGATCGTATCCATTTGCAAAAATGGATTCAAATGTATTGAATAATTATGTAGAATCTGTGTACAAAGTAGTACACTTTGGATCTTTTAATGTTGCTTTAAATGCTTTGAATCTATTGTATCAA ATTACAGGTAAAGATGAAAAACAGGCAAGTAGATTTTATTGTGCATTTTATCGAAAGCTACTAGATCCACAAATAGGAGTAACAAATAAACGTGCACTATTTCTTAATCTATTATACAGAGTGCTTCAAAAGGATCATAACAAACAacgtttatatgcttttattaaACGAACCTTACAAATTACATTATACTTTCCTGCAAATATGGCATGTGCTACTTTGTATGTAATATCCCAAATTTTGCAAACACATACAGaattaagaactttattgctaaaacCTCGTGATTATATTGATATTAGCAATGAAAATTTCGGAAATAAAGATAGTTTGAAAGATACTGATGTATCTAATAACAAATCTGACTTAGAAGATTCCATTTTGTTGACAAATGTTATATCCGAACATGATAAAACTGAATCTGAAAATAAAACAGTAAATAACACGCAAATTGATTTCAATGCACAAAAGAAATACGATCCTTTCTGTCGTAATCCTTTGTATGCTGGAATATCTAAAGATTTAAATACAGAGCTGATAGCATTATTCAAACATTATCATCCAAGTGTTACATTATTTGCATCTACGATCCTTGAAG GTCGACCAGTTGAATATACAGGAGATCCATTGGAAGATCTATCGTTAATGCGTTTCTTAGATCGTTATGTTTTCAAAAATCCAAAAAAGTTGGAAGAcaagaaagtacagaaaaaaaatGATCCTTTAGCACAACGTACAGGATATACACCCAAAGGTATTAAGTGTATTCCAGTTGACAGTCCCGCATACCTTAATCAAAGAGAGGAGCATATTCCAGTCGACGAATTATACTTGTATCgatatttaaaaaagaaaaaaggcttCAAACATGAGCCTAAAAGTCAAGATGACGATGTAGAAAGTGTTAATAGCGAAGAATTTGACGATATGCTAGATAGATTAACGGATGGTAAAGATTTTGGAGATTTAGATATTGCGGCTGATATTAGAActggaaaaaagaagaaag ATATTGAAAAAGAAGATGAAGATTTAGATGATGGTAGCGCCAAAAGTGAAGCTAGTAATGATTCTGACGATATGGATGATTTTGAGGAAAATTTGAGCGAAGACGACGAAATAGACGATGAATTACATAATTTAAGCGATGTTGATTTTGATATGAATGAAGATGATATAAGCGATTTAGAGTTTAGTGATGATATAGACAATAATGAAAACGTTTTGGATGATAACATTCGATCGAgaataaataaacaaataatGAATCAAGATCGAAAAATAAATAACAAGAATAAAAACTTAAAAGGAATtgataataatatatttatatcagCGGAAAAATTCTCAGAAATGTTAGAAGAACATAGTAAACAAAAACAGAAATTTGGAGGTACAGATGCATTTAATACTGCGGATGGTGCAAGTACAAAACAAGTTGAGTGGGAAATAAAACGGCATCAAAAACTTAAAGGTCCTTCAAATAAAAACAAACGGAAAGGTGCTAAACTTTTCAAAAGAAATGTAAAAAAGACTAAATGCTGa
- the LOC143425622 gene encoding chromobox protein homolog 5: protein MSKGKDSSPAEAEGEEEFSVEKVLDRRVVKGKVEYFLKWKGYSNEENTWEPEENLDCPDLIAQFEEQRKKKEAAVAGKRHEDKEQKKRKSTSGPASTHVKKKMTEEKKPEGFDRNLEPERIIGATDSSGELMFLMKWKGTDDADLVPARIANEKCPQIVIKFYEERLTWHSPTHDEESSTKADAE, encoded by the exons ATGAGCAAAGGAAAAGACTCATCGCCAGCAGAAGCTGAAGGAGAAGAGGAATTCAGCGTGGAAAAAGTTTTGGACAGGAGAGTAGTGAAAGGAAAA GTTGAGTATTTTTTAAAATGGAAGGGATATTCTAACGAAGAAAATACGTGGGAACCAGAAGAAAATCTTGACTGTCCAGATTTAATTGCCCAGTTCGAAGAGCAACGCAAAAAGAAAGAAGCAGCTGTAGCTGGAAAACGACACGAAGATAAAGAacaaaagaaacgaaaaagTACGAGTGGTCCAGCGTCTACTCACGTTAAGAAAAAAATGACTGAAGAAAAGAAACCTGAAG GCTTTGATAGAAATTTGGAGCCCGAACGTATTATCGGCGCAACAGATTCTAGTGGGGAATTGATGTTTTTAATGAAATGGAAAGGGACAGATGATGCAGATTTAGTCCCTGCTCGAATCGCCAATGAAAAATGTCCACAAATTGTAATAAAGTTTTATGAAGAACGATTGACATGGCACAGCCCTACTCACGATGAGGAAAGTTCAACAAAAGCTGATGCAGAGTAG